The Zonotrichia albicollis isolate bZonAlb1 chromosome 21, bZonAlb1.hap1, whole genome shotgun sequence genome segment ACTTGGGTGTGTTACAGCTAGGTCTGCTTACAGTGTACCCAGATTCTCTACCTGAGGATGAGGTAAAATGTGAAAGCTGTCACCAGGTTAGAAGTAAACAGCAACCCTAGAGCAAAAATTGTAGAGAGGGCAACAGCATTTGCTGCCTAAACTCCATATCCCAAATCCAGGAGTTAGGGGATAGCTGAATCCAACATCCCTCAATGAGTAGGATTTTAAGCTTTTCTCTGCTGCCCCAAAATGTAGTGCAGTGCTTGAAATGTGCAGGACTTTTTAGTTGGGGGAGCTTTTCCCCTTGTGCAGAATTGAGTGCCACAGTGAGAGATGGATGCAGTCTCTAACCTGTTGTCCCTTCCTTGCAGATCCGTCGTCACTGGGGCGGGAATGTCCTGGGTCCAAAATCGGTGGCTCGCATTGCCAAGCTGGAAAAGGCAAAGGCTAAAGAGCTGGCTACAAAGCTGGGCTGAAGATGTACTGCATTGCACCTTGTTCTCTGTACATAATAAACCCCAGCTGTTTCAGTGGTCTCTGTTCTTTGGGGTGTTGTAGGCAGGGAGTATTTCTGTGCCTTCCATCTGGTGACAGAATagtgctgggcaggagcagctgcacagagctggtTATTACTTACCTTGGAGTAACTTTACTCTTGaacacacagcccagcagctcagctgcacaggggaTTTTGAAGTTGACTGGGCTGGGCTACTTCTGGCTTTAGGCCTGGCTTGGTTTTGCAAATCTAAACTGGAAATAGCTCTTGATTTCTCCTTGTTTAGGACTGGGTTACAGTATGGGTTACACACAGTGGTACAGCCTTCCACACCTGCAGTGCCCCTTGCAGTGAGGGCAGGCTGAGGGGGGAAGAATCAGGAGTTTCCTGAGTGCACACTTGGTCTGTGGCACTGTGGATGGAGGCTACCAAGGCTCCAGCTGTGGTAGTTGCTTGTTTTTGCCAGCCCTCATCTTGCAAAGCCACAGGCTGCCTTCCCCAGCTAGACCTGAGTGTCCACAGTACCCTCTAATTCAGCTTTGCTGCTGTTCCATGTAAGATGCATGATGCAAGTCACAAGGCAAAGACCTGAAGGCCTTTATTtattctgctgcagctgctgtgagccATTCCTGACTTCAGGAAGGACTACTTGCTGCAAAGAGGCCGATTGACAAAATCCTCTGGATTtgtcttaaggaaaaaaaaaatggagatgtTAAAATGTAGTTTGCAACCAACCCCaatagaaaaatgtatttttgtgaTTACTATTGAAGTTCAGTTCTCCCAAGCTGCAGCCAAATCACACTGGTGGGAGCTCGGTTTGCAGGGATTGCTTCAAGTCTGCAGCTTGATAACGTTTGCTCAAACTGCTCTGGAATTCCAGGTGCTTCAAGTATTTAGTGATCAGGCTCCTGTCATCCATAAAAGTCTGCTCTTGACTGTAGCACAAAGATGTTTCCTCCTTCCCCTCACAGAGGTACCTTCTGTATAAATTTCTTGTACCACAAGAAGGAAGTTGCAGCACACAAGCCGTACCTGTGAGAGAATCACACATTGGCACCTTTCCAGGGTGGACTGGGCCTCCTTAAGACAGCTGCAATAACCAAATCAACCCTCCTGGCACAAGCTATTGAGGGTAAAACTGGCCTTTTGTACCTCAAGGGCTCCTCCAGAGGAAGTCCCTTACCAGGTGGCAATACTGATGTGCTGGGGTTGGTTCCTTACCAGGTGACAATGTACTGCATGTGCTCGTTCCTCAGGCTCACCCTGGTCTGGCCCCCGATGGGTCCCCCTGGGACTGTGCTTTCTGTGGGGACAACACAGCCAAGGTGAATCCTTACCTGCACAGTGTGGGGCTGCACTGTGTCTAAGAAGGGAAGAAGGTGATCAATCTGGTGGTGTTCCCAAGTTCacaatcccagaatggtttgggttggaaaggacataaagctcatctcattccaccccctgccatgggcagggacaccttcctctatcccaggttgctccaagccctgtccaacctggcctgggacacttccagggatccaggggcagccacagctgctctgggcaccctgtgcagggcctccccaccttcccagggaagagttccttcccaatatcccatccaaccGTGCCTTCTGGCAGTTTGAAGCCACCTCCCTTGTCCTATCTTTGATGCTCCTGACAAAAGTCCTCGTCCAGCTGTCTCGTAGGCTCCCTGTCACCTTCAAGAGAGTGAGCTGGCAGAGCACAGGAAGAGAACTGAGGGCAAAGGGAGGGAGAGTGATGTAAATTGGATGTGGGGCTGGGCCCCTCTGTGACTTACTGAAATCTGCATCGATGAAGACGGGCTCAGCACCGGTCACCTTGGCCATGGCCTCCAGGTCCCGGTAGTGCCAGCGGTTTTGTTCAATGTTGTTTTCAGGCACAAAGggtttccttttttctgttAACCTCACCACCCCTGTGAGAGTAATCTCATCTTCAATCTGAGGAGcagtgcagaaagaaaaaaggaatgtTTCAAGATTGATTTCATATTCTGACACATCAAGTCCTGTCAGGAAAATGTGGCACTTGAAGGGTCTGAGCATAAATGAAGTGGCTGTTCCCTGCAGAGGGGCAGTGCTGTaacacagcagggaaaaaagcagAACAAGAACAGCTCCTTGTTTGTAAAACACGTTATTTACTTAACAAAAAGGTGGGAATTAAAGGTTTGTTGTCTTTGAAAAGTGCAATGTCTAATTAAATCACCTCCCATGATGCTGAACATAGCTCCTGCCTTTCTGGATTGGTGAGTGGTGCCTCTGGGTAACCAAGGGGCACAAAGTAACACCCCCCATTCCCTGGATCCCCCTTACCTGTCCCTTCAGCCTGGTCTCTGGTTTCAGTTTATTCTTGGGCACAAATCCTCGGTTGACTAAAATCGTGACCCTAGAGTTACATAAAGAAGcactgctcaggagtggaaggGAATTTATTCCTGCAGCTGCCTAGAACTAAAGACCAAAGAAAGAAGCAACCCACGTGTTTGCTGCCACTTTTACTGTCACCCAAATGCACATTATAAAGGAATTTAAATACAATTTCAATTGGagcctcagtgatgtcacagacTGAGAGATACCTTTTAAGGCAGGGAAATaaaggttggatattaggaagaagtttttttacagaaagggtgataaagttctggactggtctgcctggggaggtggtggagttaCCATCCCTGAAtgtgtttaagaaaagactggatgtggaaTTGGGtgctgttgcagacatcttttaattaaaatcctttcattaggattcTTCttgctgagaagtttcagcaacaaaatgcaaacaatggttatctgctcctgtggaatgcaacaggtgcatctgtgattggtccaccttggatgtttataattaatggccaatcaaggctGAGCTATCTCAAGCAGAGTCCGAGACAGCTAGTTTTTGTTACCATTcttttccttcctattctattcttagctagccatctgagaggaaaccttttcttctatttctttttagtatagttataatgtaatatatatatatattgtaaaataataaatcaagccttctgaacatggagtcaacattcttgtctcttccctcacctgaagacccctgtgaccactgtcacagggtgccatggtttagctgaggtgctggggctggacTGGATTTGATCATCTTTAGTGATTCTGTGAGTGACAGATACAAACCCAACCACCAGGATTCAGATTTTCCAAGGAGAAGTGCGTGCCCCCGTGGAGCAGGGCCCTCCTGGACTcaccccagctctgtgcagtaGAAGGGGGTGATGACGTTGGCTCCGTTCTCGGGGTGGGACGAGATCCTGCCGGCCTCGCGCGCCTCGCGCTGGGGGTCCAGCAGGGAGCGGGGCAGCAGGTACAGCTCCTTGGAGTGGTCAAAGCGCCCCCGCACCCGCACGGGCCTGTACTCCAACTCCTTCAACTCCATGGGGCTGCAAGGaacaagaaaaaaccaaaatcacgGCTGTGCTACGTGAATTCAATCAGGAGATTTTATTGCGGGATTCTCCTTTTCCCTAATGGTTCACTCCGATGGAGCCTGTTGGCAAACAGAGGCAGAAGACAAACAGCTCATGGAATGTGGCTTAATGTATTTCAGCTGTCCCAGAGAATCAACTAGAGATGATCAAGAGCATGCAGGGAGAAGTTATTTTCCACAATATCTGCAACCCAGGTATCACAGAGCAGGTGGACTCACTGCCTGTGCATCCAGCCATGGGAAGTGTTTCTTTCCCATCCCACACCATGAAATCCAACAACTGAGCCCTTCTGAGTGTTGTGCCAGGTGACCAAATGACCTTAAAAATCCCTCTCACATCTGACACAACTGCTCCATATGTCCTGCTGTTGCTCCAAGATTCCCTGTTGCAGTAACAATTCCTTTGGGACACCACAGACACCCAAGTCCTACTTCCCCAGTGAGATTAAAAATGCCATGAATTATATCCCACATTCTCCTGAACAGAGATTCATCCTTCCCCAAGCATTTAGAGTATCCCACAGGAAAGAACTGACATATCCTtttactaaaaataaataaattatcagGATCTCTTTCTAATTTACTGGCACATCCTTGATTTCCATTGCATCCCTTCATTTTCATGCAGGTCAGTTCAGCACAAGCTCATTAGTGCACAGTCCACATCTAATATTCCCAGCCAGTGCTCTGTAGACAACAAACCATCCCCGTTTCCATACTCTAATGTCAGAGGGATGGGATCTGCTCTGGTTCTTGATGCCAGCTGTGCAATCAAATTTAATTTCCACTTGCGCCGCTGAACCTGGaaataaacaaacacaaaagaaaCTCCTTAGGGTAGAACAGAGCAATGTGACAACCCCAGCAAGCCTTAAAACCTTGGTCATAATTTTATCATCAGACCTGGCCTAAATCAGGGTAATTGGAGACATGAATTTAATTTGAGGAAATATTTATACTAAAATAAAAGTGTAAAAAAACAAGGCTTCCTTTAAAGACTTACAAGTGGACACTTGGAAAACAGAAATGTAAAATAACAGCAAATCGTTAACCTGCCTGTTGTCTGAACTAGATCAAACAGATGGAAAAACTTGACAGTCCTCAAGTGCTCATTttttgaaaaaatgaaatatttatttgtacCTGCCATGTGCCAAGACCAAACGTGGTCAGAGGGACGAGGAGAAGGCCCCATTTCAGCAAGGCATCCTCTCCAGatttgccagcagctgctgtggaactTTGTGGTCTGCAGAACCTCAAACAAACATCTACAGAAAACCAGAATGAAGAACAGGATTCAGAGAAGAAATGCCAAATTCCTGCAGGAAACATTACATCTTGGTATTAGGGTGAAACAGGGCAGAGGCCCAGATACCTTTAGTCTTTTGAATCAGACCAGAACCTCCCTTAGTCAGAGGACATCCAAAAAATGTTCTTCTGATCAAGCACTGTGATGCCTACACGGAATAAGAAAGATCCTTTGTAATGTTGCTGCTTTATAAAGCTTGCATTTAGGTGATATCAGTGATTGATGATTgcgtgaaatatttttttatccaCTGATTTAAGTCTCAAATGCGCAACTCCCTGTGAAACACTATGGGTTAGGCTATAATTTAAATTGAATAAGATAAAATTTCCGTTACGGAGCTGCCTATAGCAGAGCAAGGAACTTCCATCTATGCTACCAGCAAACACTCAACAGCTTAATCTATTCTTGACAGAAACAATGGCCTACAGGGGATGGGATCAGGGGGCTGAAACAGGGGACAGGATAAGGGGACACGATGAGGGGACTGGATCAGGGGACAGGATAATGGGACAGGATGAGGGGACACGATGAGGGGACTGGATCAGGGGACAGGTGAGCGAATAGGGTGAAGGGACAGGAGCAAGGGACTCGATCAGGATGAGGGGACAGAACGAGGGAACTGAAACAGGGGACAGGATCAGGGGACAGGACGACTGGACAGGATCAGGGAACTGAAACAGGGGACAGGatcaggaaaagagagaaagggacaGGACGAGGGGACAGGATAATGGGACATGATCAGAGGACAGAATAATGGGACACGATCAGGGGACACGATCAAGGGGCGGAATGAAGGACAGGATCAGCGGCTTACCCGTCCCGGCCCCGCTGCTCCGAGGCTCCccgggccccgccgctcccTCAGCAGCCTGGGCGCCGCTCGCAGCACCACCGCGGCCATGGCAgctccggcccggcccggcccggcccggccccgctgcccccgccCTGCCCGCGGCCCGGAACGGGAAACgcggccgggcccggcccctCGCGATggcggcgccgggcccgggcggcAGCGCGGCCGTGACGGAGGTGCCCGAGGCGGAGCGGCTGTTCCTGAGGCAGCACCCGCTGCTCagccccgcggggccgggcaAGGTGCGGCCGTGGGAGGGCTGTGAGGGCTGGGGGGCACCGAGAGGATCCTGAGGGGATGGGGCCGTGATGGGGACGGCACCGCGTGGTACCCGATGGGCTCGGCCCCAGCGAGCTCCTGCCCCGAGGGGTTTGTCCGGCCCTGGTctgtcctgccctccccagccggGTATGGATGAGGGAAGGCTGATCAGacattggaaggggctgcccagggaggtggtggagtccccatgcCTGGAGAAGCACTGGACGTGGCACTAAGTGCCATGGTGTGGTTGACAAGGTGGGGATcggtcacaggttggactcttTGATCTCAGAAGTTCTTTCCAACCCAGTGGATTCTGACATTCAGTGGGATAAACCCCTGGGTTTCCTGACCATCAATGTGTTTTTCAGGTGAGGTGCAGTCTGACAGGACACGAGCTGCCCTGTCGCCTGTCGGAGCTGCAGGCTTACACCAGCGGTAAGAAGTACCAGCGGCTCATAAAGGCAGCCAGGGAGTTCGACTATGGCACGTTTGAGCCCCACATAGTGCCCAGCACGAAGAATTTGTACGTATTCTCCCTCCTGTGTGTTGTGCTTTACACTTTGTTTAATCTCAGACATAAAGTGGTTGGGCTTTACAAAGCTCTTAGGTCTTTATGGATTTGGGGAGACTGGGAAAGGCTTTATAAAGTATTTATCAACTTCGCAATGCTTGTAAGTGAAAAGTTCTGAAGTCATGCACACTTTAACTCTGTTACTGGTCCTTTCTGTGTCTGTCAGACACCAGCTGTTCTGCAAGCTCACCCTCAGACACATCAACAAGCTTCCAGAGCATGTCCTGCGTCACGTCCAAGGGAAGCGCTACCAGAAGGCCCTGAAAACGTGTAAGTAGCTTTTCTGGAGCTGTACCAGGCAGCATTTCTTTCCTGAGCTGTTGAGATTCCATCCTATCTCTGACGTGGGTGGGACAGCTTTGTTTAAATTGACAGCAGTGTGTTACTATGTGTCCTACTCAGCTAGAAAGGAAGGTCTCAGATGAAGGGGGCAATTGGCTTCTAGCAAATACCTTGGAACATCCTTCTGTAAGAGTATTAGCTGTGAAACTCCCCCAGGGAGTGTGTGATCTGTATTAACATCTTCCCTGGTCCATAGTGTCACTGTAGATGTATATTTGGAGCATGCTGGACTTTGGAGTTGCATTTCCTACAAGCTtgagctgggaatgggaggactgaggggctgggcagctGCTCAGTGCTGCCTGACCCTCTCTCTCAGATGaggaatgccagagggaaggagtGGAGTACGTCCCTGCCTGCCTGAGACAGAagaagcagcaggcacagcaccctGATGACCAAACAAATGGGAGCAGGCAGGGTCACAGGAAAGAGGAGTTCTGGGAGCCAAAATCCAGcgaggaggatggagaggacACAGACGACAGCATGAGCGACCTGTACCCACGTGAGTGAGAGCCTTGGTGACATCCATGTCCTCAAGGGAGTTGCTTGGTTAATTGTCTCCCGATTTCTTTACACTGCTGCTGATGCTGGTGTGCCAGAGGCACCTGACTTCATCCAGTTGGGAGTCCTGGGTTTTGGAAAAGCTTACCTCCACCAAATAAGAAACAGTTAATGCTAATAACAAGTTGGATCATGCAAGGTGTGAGGGAAGGGATACAAAATTTGCTGGGATTTGCTGTATTAAGTATCTCCACTTTCCATGTTTCTCAGCAAATCCTTGACAGAAGGTGGTCAGGCCGTTCTCCTGACTTAGATCTGGAGGTGCAAATCCATCTTGTAACACGTGGCACCACCTGTGCTGACATTCCCAGAATGGGAACAGAAAGAGCACCAAGGCACATTTCCAATAAACACCAGCATGTTTATTTCCCAAGTATTTCAGTAGTGACACGTGGTGACTGGAAGCAGCTTTAAAGCAAAGTgaggggaggcagagcctgTGTGCACAGGGAACTGATTTTGAGCTGAATCTTTTTTAGCTGCActcttcacagaaaaaaacccagcagctgtAGAGAGCACAAAGGGCAGCGATGACTTTGTGACAGACAGCGAGGACGATGGCACCAAGCAGAACGGAGAGCACGGGGCaaggagggacagcagcagagcagctggcaaGAGAGGAAAGGTGGGAGTcatcctgtgcctgcagcagcaggggctgtggagCTGGGATCCCAGCCCGTAGGTGTGCCAGCTATTCCTGTCTGGGAACCAGCAGAAGGTGCAAAGCTGCTCAGAATAATTTTTCCCTGTGTGCGCCAGACAGTGACTTGCATCCCAAGGTGTGAATTCCTGCCGTATTTATGGCAATGTTTATTCTGGGTAGGGAGTGAGGGATGTTCCTGCCTGTACAAAGAGCTCATCTAGGCTGGGATCCTGCCCCACACCATCAGAGAAGGAAAGATGATGTGTGTCCTGTGGGTTCTGTAATTGTTCTCCAAATACACCAAAAAATTGAACTGTTTTGCAGTCACAGAGTCCCTCTAGACCCTTTTTCAGCCACTGCCTTACTTTACAAATGTGTCAAAGTAGAAAGTCAGGGCTGGATAAAGTTGGGATTCATTGCTGCAGGGAGCCTGTCAGTTTGTACCTAATGAAACCATCAGaaagggctgctgagctgcaggatcCTGGCTCCATGGGCAGACTTGGGCTCATTCTGGCTGTTGAAGGAGATCACACTCAGTTTCTGTTTAAGCTGTCTCAGGCAAGGCTTGATCTGCATGTTGGAAATAAGCTGattaacttttatttttccctacAGAAACAGACAGGCCCTGTAAAGAAGAAATTCAAGAGCCATCACCGAAAACCCAAAAACTTCAAGAAGGCAACCAATGGGAAATAAATTTTATGATAAATACCTGGCTGAAGTCTGCTGTGTAACAATTCCAGTGGGAGCACAGGATGAAGTGTCTGCTCTTTCCAGTTCTGTTTCAGGTGTGGAGGGGAATCGTGGGCTGGAAGTAAGTTGCATTCCAAGAGCTTCAATCCAGCCCCACACTGAGGGAAGGATGGCTGCTGTAGTCAAGTCCAGAGCtcagttttttacagaaagctgGTTTTTCTTAGGCAGGAaaggagagcagctcagctcagttTCTTACAGAAAGCTGGTTTTTCTTAGGCAGGAAAGCACAGGAGCATCACCAGCCACACACCCCAAGTGGATACAAAGATGccattgttttattttgattgttttcaaaaatcaaaacattttcaaacacaACTAAGGTACAAAATACAGCATAAAATGAGAATTTAtacttatttcttttttttttttccacatagaAAGCAAAAATATATTCAGAATGAATTCCAGAACACTTTGCAGAGCCAATTGGTAGCTGACATCCTGCTTGTGAGAGCTTCTCAGCCACGGGGAGAGGTCACTGAATTTCTGGGAGATGCACAAGTACAGCAGTGTATGTAGGAAACCAGAATCTTCTGTATCAGGACTCACAGTTAATAAATCTGCACGTTGTGCTGCCTAGAAGTATCTGATAATGCCCTCCACCTAACTGTGTCCCTGGAATACTGAAATATtcctgctgcaggggacagcaACAGTTCCTTTTCTAGGGTCTTGTGTTGGAAAGGGGACTTGATTTCTGCAGAGGAAACTGGTCAATGTTTCAGACTAGTCTGTCATCCAGCTCCTTAGACAGGACACAAGGAAGTTGAGAAAGACAAGGGGCTACTTGCAGGAGTAGTTTGTGTCATTTATAAATACTATGAACATCAACAGCAGTTCAGGTATGAGAGAGTGGCTGCCTTGATCAGTCTAGAACCGTTGTAAGACCTGCAGAGGAACAGTGAAAGCTCCTGTGCTGCAGATCTGGCACTGAAAGGACCAGTGTGTTCAGGCAGGAAGAGTCAGGAACACAGAACACTGAGGTGAAGATTTCTCTTGCAAAACTTCCTTGAAAAGAAAGCCATCAGTGACCTGACCTTAATGCTGAATTCCCCCTCCCATCAATCTGGACAtgggggttggactagatgatctccagaggtcccttccaaccctaattattaattattaggGGATAGCAACTGgcttcctccagcagcagcacatcttGCCCTTACAGAGGCTATTATCCCCTTAAGATGATGAAATCACTGGTTGAACTTTCAACAGTGCTCTTCTATTTTGCATTAGTTCTTTCAGCCCAGTTTTCTCTCCTAAAAATCAGCTGTTTAACTGAACTGTCCAGGTGAGTGTCCTTATCAGGAGACCCTGGGGAACAGCTCCCACTGGAGATGTTCAGCTGAATTCCTCCTTGAACAAAGAGGGGAGGCAACAGAGCAAGGAATCAGTGTGATGGCAGGAATTTGGTAGGGCTCATGCTGTCTAGAATTCTTCCACAATCTAGTGAAACAGGTTCACACCTAGACTAAGAGAGGACACAAAGCCTCCcctgagcagcactgagcaTGGTCATGGCACAGAGGTCGTGGCACTGAGAAGCCAAACAGGGCCTTCCTCTCCTCACCCTCCTCAGCTCCTCCCAGGGAAGGTTCACCCCTGGCTGCTTCTCCACTGCCCAGGCTTTGCACTCCCATTCCTCAGCTAGAACCGTTTGCAGAGTTGGGAACAGGAGCCATTTCCACACTtgcaccctgcacagcccagggtgctgtgagGTGGCAGAGGAGGATTTCTGAGCTCTCTGTCCTGGAGAGCTCTTCAGTCAGCTGGGACTCCTCCAGCCAAGAGACTGACAGAAGTGAATCTAAGAAGCAAAGACTACAGATTAGGAGATTGACTGCTCTCATCTGGCAAGTACTGAGTGCACAGAAAAGGGGAGTTTCTGTAATTCTCGAGACATTTTTCACCATTAACCTGCAATTCAAATATGAATTTGGGGTATATATGGATGGAAGCTGGTTAATAGCAGAAAGGAGCTTTTATTAGGGAACCTGCAGCACAACTTGGCTCCCTTCTTGGGAATTCAGAGGGGCAACTTTTGGGGAAAGAATGTAGAATAAAGAATTCTTTTGGCACAGAATTTTCACAGAATCTAACGTTCTGTCTCTTCAGGATTATCTCCCCCACTTCCTTTAAATCTGATTAGCAATACAGGATTCATGATTAACAATACAGGATTTCCCCTTGTTCCCCTCAAGGGCAGAACTGGGACATGTTAGAAAACCCTCTCCCTTTTCTTACCCAGAAAGGAGTACAACTACTTCcagggttttctttttgctttctgttCAGGAGCAGGAAAGACCCTTCCCTGCTGAACAAAAGGGAATTACAGGCCTCTGAGCAGCAAAATAACAGtgattttctggggtttttttgatgcTGCTTTCCACCTTGATAAGCAATGCTATAACCAGCATGGAACTCCTTATGCACAAGACAGTTTTGATAAGGGCAAGAAAGGGGATCCACTTTTTTAGTTATAGCTACAACCCAACACCACACTGAATGATCCAGCTGTATCTGCTCACCTTTCTGCAAATTTTAAGACATTGCTGACATTCCAGACAGCAACTGTTCTACTGCAATTCACTGAAGCATCAGCAAAATGCAGGTTTCTTGGGTTAGTTCCAAATCTAGGAAGTTAGAATAAGCCTAGGCAACATTCCTTGAAGAAATAGGATTTTATCTATTGTATTACTGGTGCCACAGTAAATCAAATTCAAAACATCTGTGCCTTTTATAGGAAGGGGGCATGTACGTGTAAAATGCTGGCAGTTTTTGTTGAATCCATAGAGAATCAGTTCTGGACTTTAGTACAGTATGTCCCAAGAAGTGTTGCTATTCCTGTTACcactcttttttcttctcatccATGGAGACTCCACCAGGACCCAGTGCAACCACGAGGAGGAGCCCTCCAATGACAGACATGGTCTGGAAGAAATCGTATTTGAGGAAGTCGTGCATGGGCTTGTAGGCTGGGACGGTCCAGAAGGCATTGAAGTAGATGTTGATGCCAAAGAGCCAGATGACCAGAGTCAAGGCAGCCAGCTTAGTCTTGAAGCCAATTGCCACCAAGATaatcagggctgtgcccacaatGTTCTGCAGAATCTGCAAGGAAAAAAGCCATGAAAAAAGCCATTTACTTATACAGTTCTTAAATAGTTACACcaacatcaaaataaaataaaaacagataCACCAGAGCAGAGTTTTTAAATAGATGCAGAGCTTGGATAAGTTCAGTTGTCATGGCACAGATAACCTAATAGTATTTTCTAAAGTATTAAtttttgtcacagacatattttatgaaaaatccttttgctaggatcctttctcctgagaagctgagagacctcagaaacaaaatgtgaacaatggttaatctgctgctgtggaatgcaacaggtggatgtGTGATTGGTCTcgaggttgtttttaattaatggccaatcacagtccagctgtctcagactctctgatcagtcacaagattttattctcattcctttttattccttttaagctttctgatgaaatccttttttctattcttttagtatagttttaatatagcattttcttttaacgtaatatagatcataaaataataaatcagccttctgaaacatggagtcaagattctcatatCTTCCTTCATCCTGgaacccctgcaaacaccaccacaaatTTGAGAGATTTCAGTAAGCATTGAGCAGATCCTGCAGACT includes the following:
- the SURF1 gene encoding surfeit locus protein 1 isoform X1, encoding MAAVVLRAAPRLLRERRGPGSLGAAGPGRASQCLIRRTFFGCPLTKGGSGLIQKTKDVCLRFCRPQSSTAAAGKSGEDALLKWGLLLVPLTTFGLGTWQVQRRKWKLNLIAQLASRTRADPIPLTLDPMELKELEYRPVRVRGRFDHSKELYLLPRSLLDPQREAREAGRISSHPENGANVITPFYCTELGVTILVNRGFVPKNKLKPETRLKGQIEDEITLTGVVRLTEKRKPFVPENNIEQNRWHYRDLEAMAKVTGAEPVFIDADFSTACVLQLPSCGTRNLYRRYLCEGKEETSLCYSQEQTFMDDRSLITKYLKHLEFQSSLSKRYQAADLKQSLQTELPPV
- the SURF1 gene encoding surfeit locus protein 1 isoform X2, coding for MAAVVLRAAPRLLRERRGPGSLGAAGPGRASQCLIRRTFFGCPLTKGGSGLIQKTKDVCLRFCRPQSSTAAAGKSGEDALLKWGLLLVPLTTFGLGTWQVQRRKWKLNLIAQLASRTRADPIPLTLDPMELKELEYRPVRVRGRFDHSKELYLLPRSLLDPQREAREAGRISSHPENGANVITPFYCTELGVTILVNRGFVPKNKLKPETRLKGQIEDEITLTGVVRLTEKRKPFVPENNIEQNRWHYRDLEAMAKVTGAEPVFIDADFKSTVPGGPIGGQTRVSLRNEHMQYIVTWYGLCAATSFLWYKKFIQKVPL
- the SURF2 gene encoding surfeit locus protein 2, with protein sequence MAAPGPGGSAAVTEVPEAERLFLRQHPLLSPAGPGKVRCSLTGHELPCRLSELQAYTSGKKYQRLIKAAREFDYGTFEPHIVPSTKNLHQLFCKLTLRHINKLPEHVLRHVQGKRYQKALKTYEECQREGVEYVPACLRQKKQQAQHPDDQTNGSRQGHRKEEFWEPKSSEEDGEDTDDSMSDLYPPALFTEKNPAAVESTKGSDDFVTDSEDDGTKQNGEHGARRDSSRAAGKRGKVGVILCLQQQGLWSWDPSP
- the SURF4 gene encoding surfeit locus protein 4 isoform X3 is translated as MRNLALGGGLLLLLAESRSEGKSMFAGVPTMRESSPKQYMQLGGRVLLVLMFMTLLHFDMNFFSILQNIVGTALIILVAIGFKTKLAALTLVIWLFGINIYFNAFWTVPAYKPMHDFLKYDFFQTMSVIGGLLLVVALGPGGVSMDEKKKEW